The window AACAACGTTTTGGTCTACAGGGCCACCACGGGATACACATGTGGAAGAGGGGGCCAGAGATCAGAAGGAAGTCAAGGGTACAGAGCAGCCCTTGCAAACACAAGACATCTCAAAAACCATTCAGAATCCAGGGATTGATGTCAGACacattttattataatcttaATACAGTCTACATAAATTTGAACTGGTATTTATTTGGGTTCAGTTATAACAtagcataaaaaaaaatcaaagcactgGTTGTCTGAAATAAAGCGAGCAATCGACAAACACACTTGATTTATTTTGTATAAAAGGGTTAAGTTTACAACCAAACTTTTATAAAAAGTTTAGCATAAGTACGTCATTACATTTCAATGCAGAAAGTTATCTCTGCCACTGTACAAGAAAACTCTAATTAAAGAGTCCACAAGGTTTcactcaatatatatatatatatttatatataaatatatacacagcaTTCAGTAGGCTCGTGTCAAAAAGGCCATTTCTGACCAAAGACTTCATTTAAGTAACCGAATACTGGGTCCTTCTGGTATTCACGCTCCACCTTTGAAAAAAGGCAAAGTCTGCTTAGATTGGGCaattccttgtgatttttttttttttttaacattttcgcTCCCCATGGTGGGAATAAGTATATAAAGAAAACCTTCCGACTGTAGAAAGGGCATTGAAAGTCTCTCATAAATAACGGTTATCACAGTCCAGGCCGGAGAACACCTGGGGGAGATGATCACTCTTAGTTTTCCTTccgttttctttttaaaaaggtccATTCAACTTGTTCTCCTGGTGAAATGGTTGAtaacaaagcagaacaaaacaacagtCTTAAAAGATCCTGTAGACTTCTTGTTgtgcaaaagaaaaagagaaagtaaaaataaaaaaaaaaaaaaaaaaaggaaaaagtcccCAAATGCCTGCAAAAGATCGGGAGAGAGAAGGCAGTTTAGGAGATTGTAACCTAAGGGCAGGGGCGGGCAGCCTGGCGCCAGAGGAAGCCACAGTTTGAGCTTTTAACCAAACCCTGGCGTCCAGATGCGGCGCACATACCCGGCCCCAACAGCACAAATTAAACATGAAAATAGCAGAGACTCAAGGGGAAAACTTCCCAAACCCAGTCTCCCATTTGGATCTCTAACAGCGCGCTCACAGGCGCCAGTCTGCTTCTTGTAACAATTATTTGATTGAAAACAGCCCTTTGGTTAACAGATAGGGAAAGCTGGATCCCGGAGCACAGGGGTAAGGCTCCGGGTAGCCGTCTTCAGCTAGCCAGAGAAATCTCAGAGGACTTCAGTTTTGGGGGAAGAGAACACTATGGAATTTGTGGCGATAAGATTAATTAGAGCTGAGGTTAGTACCTCATAGCACCACCACTGGGCTCATAAAAGCCAATAACACTTTGTCCTGACACCTTCATAGTAAGTTACTGGcatttatattcatattcattctctctctctctctctctctctctctctctctctctctctctctctctctctctctctctctctctctctctctctctctctctctctctctctctctctcggcaacTGTTCCGTAATCCGGAGCAACCACAGCGACAAGCCCCTTCATGCCTCTCTGGAAGGACAAGCGGCACCCGTAACACGGTGAAGTAAGCATGCATTTACCAAACCAAACATTTAACAGACACACAAGTACATTACCGAAGCGCGCACACAGGAGGCACCCGCAAACACTCACCATTTATTTAGCCACAGAGTACTTTGCTGTCATTCGACATAAGCTCAGAAGGGAATTCAGACGCCTGGagagaaagaggataaaaagcaGGATATTAGGCAATCTTAAAGGAAGGTAGCCCCCTCCTCCCTTTACGAAAGTGCCAACAAGTCCCATTAAACAGGTTCATGCTACAATGCAGATCCAGACGCAACCCACACAGAACTTAGAAGTAGCGATTTCTTACATGACGCTCAATGCacagttttcttaaaaataaagttaatgaaCCTGTCTCTACGATGGGCTTTAAGAGTGACAGTTTCGGACGACCGGGAGCATCTGGGCAGCGGGGTACTTGCAAGCGAGTCTCACCTGCAAGGACAGGATGCTGATGTCCGTGTTCAGGGTGGTCAGCGGCGTCCTGGACGTTTGGTTCTGTCCAGGTCTCTGGTGGTGCAGGCTGACGATAGTGGGGTGCGAGTCCAGGGCGATCTGCAGGTCCAAGATATAATCGATGACGTGCTGCAGGATTTCCATCTTGGTCACCTTCTTGTTCTGGGGGATGCTGGGCACCAGTTCCTTGAGCTTGGAGTAGCAGTCGTTCATGTTGTAGAGCAGACTCATCGGGTCGTCCACCGGGGTTTTGCTCCGGGAGATGCCCAAGCTGTGGTCCGACAGGCTGTTTTTCCTAACGGACCTCACCGGACTGAAGGCTTTCATGCTGCTCGTAGGAGGAAAGGCCGGGAGGGAGCCGCCGCAGGGGGCTGAGGTGGCTGCGCCGCACCAGGCTCTGTTCAGAATGAAGCGCGAGCCGGGCGGGGCGTCTTTTATGTGCACTCGCCCTGGCCGCTCAATCGGGCATCCCTGAATCGCCATTGGTGGGAGGGGTGCCGTCCATCATACCAGGCGAATCCTCCCATTGGTGAGTGAGAGCTCTCGGTTCTTCCGCGTTCGCAGCCAATGCCCGTGGGGTGGGAGGAGCGGGCGAGAGCCCAGCTGGGGTGGTAAATTGAGTACAGTGTGCGCTGGGCACCCAGGGGGCCTGAGTGTGCAATTGTGCCCTCCTGATTCTAATTTCCAAAGctggcaggacccctgccccgGGGGTGTGCCCGGAGCTAGCTATCCCCGCCCCAGGGTTTCCAGCAGCCCCGCGGTCTCAGCACAGCAGACGGGAAGTCACAGGTCGCTAGCGTTAGGGAGACAGCGACCGTGGCAGAAGGGAAAAGAAGCGCGCCTTTGGGAAGTCACATTT is drawn from Rattus norvegicus strain BN/NHsdMcwi chromosome 6, GRCr8, whole genome shotgun sequence and contains these coding sequences:
- the Id2 gene encoding DNA-binding protein inhibitor ID-2, encoding MKAFSPVRSVRKNSLSDHSLGISRSKTPVDDPMSLLYNMNDCYSKLKELVPSIPQNKKVTKMEILQHVIDYILDLQIALDSHPTIVSLHHQRPGQNQTSRTPLTTLNTDISILSLQASEFPSELMSNDSKVLCG